A genomic stretch from Candidatus Kryptoniota bacterium includes:
- a CDS encoding nucleotidyl transferase AbiEii/AbiGii toxin family protein has translation MERFIYRLSKTSHASKFILKGALMFSVWGSPASRPTKDIDLLGKTSNNIRGMEKIMKDACKVKVEPDGMTFDEDSVVGEPIAEDADYEGVRVTLQGALGNARVSLQIDIGFGDIVSPSPFRISYPTILDFPAPKVNGYTKRTAIAEKFQAMFKLGILNSRMKDFYDVWLMTRMLDFKGEDLVNAIQKTFKNRKTDIIARPPIFDANFCNDKNKQTQWKAFITKSKLTNAPADFCSAVADIEKFLSPVLDAILSKEPPRKLWTPSENWKG, from the coding sequence ATGGAGCGGTTCATTTACCGTTTGTCGAAGACGAGTCACGCCAGCAAGTTCATCCTCAAAGGGGCATTGATGTTTTCCGTCTGGGGGTCACCAGCCTCGCGTCCTACTAAAGACATAGACCTTCTGGGAAAGACCAGCAACAACATCCGTGGTATGGAAAAGATCATGAAGGATGCTTGTAAGGTGAAAGTTGAGCCCGATGGAATGACCTTCGATGAAGACAGTGTCGTTGGAGAGCCAATCGCGGAGGATGCAGACTACGAAGGAGTAAGGGTGACACTTCAAGGTGCACTCGGAAATGCACGAGTCAGTCTTCAGATTGATATAGGCTTCGGAGACATTGTCAGTCCTAGTCCTTTCAGAATATCATACCCTACAATTCTTGATTTCCCGGCCCCAAAGGTCAATGGCTACACCAAGAGAACCGCAATCGCTGAAAAATTTCAGGCTATGTTTAAGCTCGGTATCCTCAACAGCAGAATGAAAGACTTTTACGATGTTTGGCTCATGACCCGCATGTTAGATTTCAAAGGTGAAGATCTAGTGAACGCTATCCAAAAGACTTTCAAGAACAGAAAGACGGATATTATTGCTCGGCCTCCGATATTTGATGCCAATTTCTGCAACGATAAGAATAAGCAAACCCAGTGGAAAGCATTCATTACAAAGAGTAAACTGACTAACGCTCCCGCGGACTTTTGCAGCGCTGTTGCCGACATTGAAAAGTTTCTAAGTCCTGTTCTCGACGCGATTCTGTCTAAGGAGCCTCCAAGAAAACTGTGGACGCCCTCAGAGAATTGGAAGGGGTAA
- a CDS encoding type IV toxin-antitoxin system AbiEi family antitoxin domain-containing protein: MSRMERGIAVFQRNGGILRTTDALRAGIHPATLYSLHKDGKIEKLSRGVYKIAGRPQLSNPDLVKVATRIPNGVICLLSALSFHDLTTHIPHEVDIALPSGAEQPRLEHPPFRAYRFRGKSFTEGIETHSIDGVQVRIYSTEKTLADCFKFRNKIGIGTAVEALRLYRQRGKIKSSELMKFAAICRVKAVMRPYLEAIF, translated from the coding sequence ATGTCGCGCATGGAAAGAGGGATCGCCGTCTTTCAAAGGAACGGTGGAATCCTTAGGACAACAGATGCTCTTCGAGCTGGAATACATCCAGCAACTCTGTATTCTCTGCACAAAGATGGAAAGATTGAAAAGCTCAGCCGAGGGGTTTACAAAATTGCAGGACGTCCACAGCTCAGCAACCCGGACCTCGTGAAAGTTGCTACCAGAATCCCCAATGGTGTGATATGCCTTCTCTCTGCACTCTCGTTCCACGATCTGACAACTCACATTCCACACGAGGTTGACATAGCGCTCCCTTCCGGTGCTGAACAGCCACGCCTCGAACATCCGCCGTTCAGAGCATACCGCTTCAGGGGCAAGTCGTTCACAGAAGGGATCGAAACCCACAGCATAGATGGCGTGCAGGTCCGAATTTATTCGACGGAAAAAACTCTGGCTGATTGTTTTAAGTTCCGTAATAAAATCGGCATCGGTACTGCAGTCGAGGCCCTCCGTCTGTACCGCCAACGAGGAAAAATAAAGTCAAGCGAACTAATGAAGTTCGCAGCCATTTGTCGGGTAAAGGCTGTTATGCGGCCATATCTTGAGGCAATCTTCTAG
- a CDS encoding ABC transporter ATP-binding protein, translating to METRTIISEIVRVENVKKTYQDNGVPVDALKGINLKILPQDFSVIAGPSGSGKTTLLNIIGTLDKPTEGKVYLDGAYVASKTRRELADIRLRKIGFVFQAYNLNPVLSALENVEFTMMLRGINSVERKKKSLALLNQLGIGDLANKRPNEMSGGQQQRVAIARAISNDPRLVLADEPTANLDSETAARLLDLMERLNREDGITFVFSSHDPQVIDRAHRLLTLKDGQIVADKKITA from the coding sequence ATGGAAACAAGGACAATCATTTCGGAAATCGTTCGCGTCGAGAATGTGAAAAAGACTTACCAGGATAACGGGGTACCGGTCGACGCGCTCAAAGGGATAAACCTGAAAATTTTGCCCCAGGACTTTTCAGTAATCGCTGGTCCGTCAGGTTCAGGAAAGACAACTCTGTTAAACATCATTGGTACGCTTGATAAGCCCACTGAGGGAAAAGTTTATCTCGATGGAGCATACGTGGCATCGAAAACGCGACGCGAACTCGCCGACATACGCCTGAGGAAGATCGGGTTTGTCTTCCAGGCATACAACCTCAACCCCGTGTTGAGCGCTCTGGAGAATGTCGAGTTCACGATGATGCTCCGCGGCATTAATTCCGTCGAGAGAAAAAAGAAATCACTGGCTCTTCTTAACCAGCTCGGTATCGGCGACCTCGCCAACAAGCGTCCCAATGAGATGAGCGGCGGTCAGCAGCAGCGCGTGGCAATTGCTAGAGCCATTTCGAACGATCCCAGACTGGTGCTTGCGGATGAACCCACCGCGAATCTAGACTCGGAGACGGCCGCGAGACTCCTCGACCTGATGGAAAGACTGAACCGCGAAGACGGTATCACGTTCGTCTTTTCGTCGCACGATCCACAGGTGATCGACCGCGCTCACCGGCTTCTTACCCTTAAGGACGGCCAGATTGTTGCCGACAAGAAGATTACGGCATAA
- a CDS encoding ABC transporter permease, which translates to MILIISITIGVMAMILTDGISVGMMQQMLTNQIGADAGYIQIHKKGYQANPALKNSIGDPYGIRTALANESLPCNVSERLRTFGLVSSAYNSSGVSILGVEPSSEKKVTTICKYVTKGTYLSGKPAEILISSSAAEKLKVELGDKVVVMASRFDGSIGSEACRVVGIFETFDSGFDQGHVYIPMQTAQQLLGADGRISEFVVNPIDAKKADMVADNIRSKLANSYEVLTYRQMLPLLVMQVQLYDETIYIFYAIIVIALIFGIVNTMLMAVMERTHEFGVDMAIGMSNRRIFAMILTEAAFLGIVGTAVGLVASFAIFIPLSYSGWNLAMFSESLRSLGVGTTIYPILTASSLVNATVIIPISTVIGALYPATRAIRLRPVEAIRAT; encoded by the coding sequence TTGATACTGATCATTTCGATCACGATCGGCGTTATGGCTATGATTCTTACCGACGGTATCTCTGTCGGCATGATGCAGCAGATGCTGACAAACCAGATCGGTGCCGACGCGGGTTATATTCAGATTCACAAAAAGGGTTACCAGGCAAATCCTGCGCTCAAGAATTCGATCGGCGATCCGTATGGGATCCGAACAGCGCTCGCAAACGAGAGTCTTCCATGCAATGTGTCCGAAAGATTGCGGACATTTGGACTCGTCAGCAGTGCTTATAATTCGTCTGGAGTCTCGATCCTTGGGGTTGAACCAAGTTCAGAGAAGAAGGTGACCACGATCTGCAAATATGTCACCAAAGGAACTTATCTCTCCGGTAAGCCTGCTGAAATCTTGATAAGTTCATCTGCAGCTGAAAAATTGAAGGTGGAGCTTGGCGACAAAGTGGTCGTGATGGCGTCGCGCTTTGACGGGAGTATTGGGTCAGAAGCGTGCCGCGTTGTCGGAATATTCGAAACGTTCGATTCAGGTTTCGATCAGGGACACGTTTATATTCCGATGCAGACCGCTCAGCAGCTGCTTGGCGCGGATGGGCGTATTTCAGAATTTGTTGTTAATCCTATCGACGCCAAAAAGGCCGATATGGTCGCCGATAACATAAGATCCAAATTGGCGAACTCCTATGAAGTGCTGACTTACAGGCAAATGCTCCCGCTCCTCGTCATGCAGGTACAGCTTTATGATGAAACCATCTACATATTTTACGCAATCATCGTCATCGCTTTAATATTCGGCATAGTCAACACGATGCTCATGGCAGTCATGGAGCGAACGCATGAATTTGGCGTGGATATGGCTATAGGAATGTCGAACAGGAGAATTTTCGCCATGATCCTCACGGAGGCTGCGTTTCTCGGCATAGTCGGCACAGCAGTCGGCCTCGTCGCATCTTTCGCAATATTCATCCCTCTTTCTTATTCAGGATGGAACCTAGCGATGTTTTCCGAAAGCCTTAGATCGCTCGGTGTCGGTACGACCATTTATCCGATCTTGACTGCCTCGTCGCTTGTCAACGCGACGGTGATCATCCCAATCTCGACCGTCATTGGTGCTCTCTATCCAGCGACCAGGGCAATAAGACTGCGGCCTGTCGAGGCAATTCGAGCAACTTAG
- a CDS encoding FtsX-like permease family protein gives MAAVIFAISLSIIQRGIQYGTYAETINTAVRMSTGYLQIQKVGYNQAPTLQKSFELTPKILDEVKSNPQINGYSPRIQTDGLLSYRDQSIGVMVMGVSPKTEPLVTDCKKKIETGRFLAADSPKRDYNPPEIVVGYRLLANLGAQVGDSVVMLAQGFDGTLDNIFVIIVGTFKTGSDEFDRSGAFMDISDLQNFLGMGNRINALAISVRSQDDIQEVANKLNHGLRQTGLVALSWQELLPQLKQTIELDNSSGVLYIIILLAVVGFGILNTVLMSITERFREYGVMLSLGMRQEKLVLAVGLEVFFMLVLGFLIGNGIGIAVNSYLVQHPIQLGGDVAELYRAYNFAPVLVSSLSFKIFLDSSLTILGISVVAAVYPLWRVLKLEPLKGIRYT, from the coding sequence ATGGCCGCAGTAATCTTCGCAATTTCACTCTCAATCATCCAACGCGGAATACAGTATGGAACATACGCAGAGACTATCAACACAGCGGTTCGTATGTCTACTGGTTACCTCCAGATTCAGAAGGTAGGTTACAACCAGGCTCCGACACTGCAGAAGAGTTTTGAATTAACTCCAAAGATTCTTGATGAAGTCAAAAGCAATCCGCAAATCAACGGTTACTCGCCGAGGATTCAGACCGACGGGCTTCTGAGCTATCGCGATCAGTCTATCGGCGTGATGGTGATGGGTGTCTCGCCCAAGACAGAACCGCTCGTGACGGACTGCAAAAAGAAAATAGAAACCGGTCGTTTCCTCGCGGCTGACTCTCCTAAAAGGGATTACAATCCTCCCGAAATTGTCGTCGGATACAGACTGCTGGCAAACCTTGGTGCCCAGGTTGGAGATTCGGTAGTGATGCTCGCACAGGGATTTGATGGCACACTGGACAACATCTTTGTAATAATCGTTGGTACGTTCAAGACTGGCTCTGATGAATTTGATCGAAGTGGTGCCTTCATGGACATTAGCGATCTTCAGAATTTTCTCGGGATGGGGAATAGAATAAATGCACTTGCAATCTCAGTAAGGAGCCAAGATGACATCCAGGAAGTGGCGAATAAGCTGAATCATGGATTGAGGCAAACTGGACTAGTCGCACTGTCCTGGCAGGAGTTGTTGCCGCAATTGAAGCAGACCATAGAGCTCGACAATTCCAGCGGTGTGCTCTATATAATAATTCTGCTAGCGGTGGTTGGATTTGGGATATTGAACACGGTTCTTATGTCAATTACGGAAAGGTTCAGGGAATACGGCGTGATGCTCTCCCTCGGAATGCGCCAAGAGAAATTGGTTCTCGCGGTAGGGTTGGAAGTGTTCTTTATGCTCGTATTAGGGTTCCTAATCGGAAACGGAATCGGAATTGCGGTCAATTCGTACCTTGTGCAGCATCCCATCCAATTGGGAGGTGACGTCGCAGAACTCTACAGAGCATACAACTTCGCACCAGTACTCGTCTCGTCACTTTCGTTCAAAATTTTCCTTGATTCCAGCCTGACGATACTGGGCATCTCGGTAGTCGCGGCGGTTTATCCGTTATGGAGAGTGTTGAAACTAGAGCCACTTAAAGGAATACGATATACCTGA
- a CDS encoding outer membrane lipoprotein-sorting protein, with the protein MIRYVFMSLFTLIALSGKGLSQDGKQLIQKAEDAIKGKSSSHSVMEMAITTPDYNRTMKMESWSIGDEKALVKILAPEREANNRTLKLGNEIWMYLRATETTIRIPPSMMLQSWNGSDYTYDDMVRGETLAEDYDITIIGTERMDNTDCWKLQLSPKPNAPVVWGKIIYWVRKEDDLPSQVEYFDEKGKLMRTMVMSDFRVIGGRKIPAVWTMYNSDKTHSTEIKMDDATFDRKIPNSIFSLKELER; encoded by the coding sequence ATGATACGTTACGTTTTTATGTCACTCTTCACGCTGATTGCGCTTTCAGGCAAGGGGCTTTCGCAAGATGGAAAGCAATTAATACAAAAGGCTGAAGATGCCATAAAAGGTAAATCGTCAAGTCATTCCGTAATGGAAATGGCGATCACCACTCCCGACTACAACAGAACAATGAAAATGGAGAGCTGGTCGATCGGCGATGAGAAGGCACTCGTTAAGATCCTTGCTCCCGAACGCGAGGCGAACAATCGTACTCTCAAACTCGGGAACGAAATCTGGATGTATCTCCGAGCAACTGAGACCACAATCCGGATCCCTCCATCAATGATGCTCCAATCATGGAACGGGTCGGACTATACCTATGACGACATGGTGCGCGGCGAAACTCTTGCTGAAGATTACGATATCACGATAATAGGAACGGAGAGAATGGACAATACCGATTGCTGGAAGTTGCAGCTGAGTCCCAAGCCAAATGCCCCTGTCGTTTGGGGAAAGATTATATATTGGGTACGAAAAGAAGATGACCTTCCTTCGCAAGTTGAGTATTTCGATGAAAAAGGGAAATTGATGCGCACGATGGTAATGAGCGATTTTAGAGTCATCGGAGGCAGGAAGATACCCGCAGTTTGGACGATGTACAATTCCGACAAAACTCATTCGACTGAGATTAAAATGGACGATGCGACGTTCGATAGAAAGATTCCGAACAGCATTTTCTCGTTAAAGGAATTGGAGAGGTAG
- a CDS encoding TetR/AcrR family transcriptional regulator, protein MVPKEVNPKTKRRGQIIEAALKAFSRHGLKETSMDQIVQESGVSKGLLYWYFKSKDELIQAVFKSFFEGAIGMTGIAESSASAIERLIRFRNVAVSEIARVFRFRPIIQELYVFAFRNKAIKKLAKKEFDIYLDLLKNILQDGINRGEFRNVDPADVSNTIIAIIEGTSLLFFMGAMDADVGEQIGNGISLIIEAIKVPE, encoded by the coding sequence ATGGTACCGAAAGAAGTAAACCCCAAGACAAAACGCAGGGGACAGATAATTGAAGCTGCCCTCAAAGCATTCTCGCGGCATGGACTTAAAGAGACAAGTATGGATCAGATAGTCCAAGAATCAGGGGTGAGCAAAGGGTTGCTATACTGGTACTTCAAAAGTAAGGATGAGCTGATACAGGCTGTTTTCAAATCCTTCTTTGAAGGTGCGATCGGAATGACGGGAATAGCAGAATCGTCAGCTAGCGCAATCGAACGATTGATTAGATTTAGAAATGTCGCGGTTTCAGAGATAGCTAGAGTCTTTCGGTTCAGACCCATCATCCAGGAATTGTATGTATTCGCCTTTCGAAACAAAGCAATCAAGAAGCTTGCGAAGAAAGAGTTCGATATCTATCTCGATCTCTTAAAGAACATTTTACAGGACGGGATTAACAGGGGCGAGTTCCGCAATGTTGACCCGGCCGACGTTTCCAACACTATCATAGCAATTATCGAAGGCACATCACTTCTATTCTTCATGGGCGCTATGGATGCCGACGTCGGAGAGCAGATCGGGAACGGGATTAGTCTAATCATAGAGGCGATAAAAGTGCCCGAATGA
- a CDS encoding T9SS type A sorting domain-containing protein — MRNFVLYLLGLVLASTSSTYSQWVKLNGPYANGSAYGIINTDSLICMATYGDGIFVSTDNGNRWIRGNSGLADEYIQSLAILGKNLIAGSLQTGIYFSTDCGLHWKQSTGVTGLATDAQCLAVHDSTIFAGGVYLGYFSTDSGATWQQLGGQVGYNGADCYTFLDSEIYAGSWNDGIYRSTDEGLSWSGTANPPSFQISAMVTFGNKIFAGAVGGLYVSTDRASSWVSSDSGRMAGLVNCIVTDGSYIYVGSNSGGVYISADSGTTWTQTDLYKSNPDVFSLAVKDSTILAGTGLEGGLYRSTDKGRTWHQLNSGHTNLAVPAVAGCGPNLLAGTAGGGMYISTDSGSTWTQSMNGLQGGNVSCIIVRDSKVYLGTVSQGVSLSTDGGWSWNAFGLYGGFTIQSLAVNVSFLYAGLNGGVSYSDTQSAGWMYLGNGLTCTDVRTLATHNGNILAGTWGGGVFRTTGSTWTQVNNGLTYLGVSSLAVERSNVFAGTFDGGVFVTANDGTLWKQSDTGLRDTNIHSVITDGSDLFAATDSGIYVSTSENVAWFFAGLEEDTAYTLALVGSNIYAGTPAGIFRRPLTQLYALLLSPPILATPRNDSSGAVDSIKLAWRKVANATSYRIQLSSDSMFSRILVDSSSVLDTCLEVEGLKGDSVYFWRASALDTTGSSGWSDTWTFTAGPLTAVRPGKDIPTDFALHQNYPNPFNPTTVIKYQLPVSNYVSLKVYDVLGREVAVLVERKENAGAYNASFDGSNLPSGVYFYRLQAGAFKRVKKMILMR; from the coding sequence ATGAGGAATTTCGTTCTCTACTTGTTGGGACTCGTTCTCGCCTCTACGAGCTCGACTTACTCACAGTGGGTGAAGCTGAACGGACCTTATGCCAACGGTAGCGCGTACGGTATCATCAATACCGACTCTCTCATTTGCATGGCGACCTATGGCGATGGAATCTTCGTATCGACGGACAACGGCAACAGGTGGATCCGAGGGAATTCCGGATTGGCGGATGAATATATCCAGTCTCTTGCTATTCTGGGAAAAAATCTGATTGCCGGATCGCTTCAAACCGGGATCTACTTTTCTACCGACTGCGGATTGCATTGGAAGCAATCAACCGGTGTGACAGGCTTGGCCACGGACGCGCAATGCCTGGCAGTTCACGATTCCACAATCTTTGCGGGCGGGGTCTACCTGGGATACTTCTCCACAGACAGCGGTGCAACCTGGCAGCAGCTCGGAGGGCAGGTAGGATACAACGGCGCCGATTGCTACACCTTCCTCGATTCCGAAATCTACGCTGGATCATGGAACGATGGAATTTACCGGTCCACAGACGAAGGCCTTTCATGGAGCGGCACCGCAAATCCACCTTCGTTCCAGATATCTGCCATGGTCACTTTCGGAAACAAGATCTTTGCAGGAGCGGTGGGCGGACTTTATGTGTCAACAGACCGGGCTTCCAGTTGGGTGAGTTCAGACAGCGGTCGCATGGCAGGATTGGTGAATTGTATAGTCACTGACGGATCCTACATTTATGTGGGTTCAAACAGCGGTGGAGTGTACATTTCGGCCGACAGCGGAACGACCTGGACACAGACGGACCTCTACAAGAGCAATCCGGATGTCTTTTCGTTAGCAGTGAAAGACTCTACGATCCTGGCTGGAACGGGATTGGAAGGGGGATTATATCGTTCGACGGACAAGGGCCGGACCTGGCACCAATTGAATAGCGGACATACGAACCTTGCGGTGCCGGCGGTCGCCGGATGCGGTCCGAACCTCCTGGCGGGGACTGCCGGAGGCGGGATGTATATTTCAACCGACAGCGGGTCCACATGGACGCAAAGCATGAACGGACTCCAAGGTGGAAACGTGAGCTGCATAATCGTTCGCGACTCGAAAGTTTATTTGGGCACTGTATCGCAAGGGGTTTCTCTGTCCACCGATGGCGGGTGGAGCTGGAATGCTTTTGGGCTCTATGGCGGTTTCACAATCCAGTCACTTGCCGTTAACGTTTCGTTTTTATATGCCGGCTTGAATGGCGGCGTGTCTTACTCTGATACGCAATCGGCCGGGTGGATGTATTTGGGGAATGGTCTCACCTGTACGGATGTCAGGACGCTCGCGACTCACAACGGCAATATTCTGGCGGGCACCTGGGGCGGGGGAGTCTTCCGAACAACCGGATCGACCTGGACACAAGTCAACAACGGACTGACTTACCTCGGGGTCTCATCACTTGCCGTTGAAAGGTCAAATGTATTTGCCGGAACTTTCGACGGCGGTGTCTTTGTGACGGCAAACGACGGAACTCTCTGGAAACAATCGGACACCGGATTGAGAGATACGAATATCCATTCTGTCATCACCGACGGCAGCGATTTGTTTGCAGCGACAGACAGCGGGATATATGTTTCGACGAGCGAAAATGTGGCCTGGTTCTTTGCCGGATTGGAAGAAGACACCGCTTACACACTGGCGTTGGTAGGTTCGAATATATACGCAGGTACGCCTGCAGGTATCTTTAGACGCCCATTGACTCAGTTGTACGCGTTACTTCTCTCTCCACCGATCCTCGCCACTCCGCGGAACGATTCAAGTGGCGCAGTTGATTCAATCAAACTCGCTTGGAGGAAAGTTGCCAATGCAACCAGCTACCGTATCCAGCTGTCGTCTGACAGTATGTTCTCCCGAATCCTCGTGGATTCGTCGTCCGTGCTTGACACTTGCCTTGAGGTCGAAGGGTTAAAAGGGGACTCTGTGTATTTCTGGAGAGCCAGTGCCCTGGATACTACCGGGTCAAGCGGGTGGTCGGATACTTGGACTTTCACGGCGGGCCCTTTGACGGCCGTCAGACCGGGGAAAGACATTCCAACCGATTTCGCGCTTCATCAGAATTATCCAAACCCGTTCAATCCTACAACGGTGATCAAATATCAATTGCCGGTAAGCAATTACGTGAGCTTGAAGGTTTATGATGTGCTGGGCAGAGAAGTCGCTGTGCTGGTAGAAAGAAAAGAGAACGCAGGAGCGTACAACGCAAGTTTCGATGGGAGTAATTTGCCGAGCGGAGTCTACTTCTATAGGCTTCAAGCGGGCGCATTTAAACGAGTCAAGAAGATGATCTTGATGAGATAG
- a CDS encoding YCF48-related protein gives MTRFFQLTAVLTFVSIFAIPKPSASQWLASTGPILGSVGSVAVDPNDTSRIVVGKSSIAGGTGSVYLSTDGGKSWKYISRNLATFYTPRVAISGPLIFAGTQDLGLWVSTDEGTTWNQPFSSSVDFIDTRARKVWITTSSGFCYTDSVGASWDGSNWQSTSVPFANRAINCCSIIDSGVYVGTDSGVYLIQKNGSTWISTDTVLIDKKIKCIATVNSFVFAGTSGKGVFESSDGGKTWEQVFDNLIDTSISSIGIAGGCVFAGTESGVFVSKDMGASWNKTRPASGDFNVLCLASAGSSEFAGTGSNGLFTSRDRGVKWVLLNGGFGSPPVYSIAGIGSRMFAGTIGGGIYVSEDTGATWYQLALGGSYVYSLLTNGSKVYAGTEGTGVYLSGDSGATWRQANMNLSSPEVSCMVAKGSEVFVGTYHDGIIRSTNGGTTWQQVIIGLPDASVYYIYSLGVYGSNVMTTTGGTIYVSTNDGGNWQANPHSPWPASGVVSSGSNILSGVDEYGVSLSTDGGTIWNLVVSIPDIMYPACFGTVGSAVFTASAFGDVYLSINRGVSWNKVGSGFTTWNIHCITAFGDYVFVATDRDGIWRRSLSELVENPPAAPMLVSPTTSSLDVPDSIRLVWYHVPDAYLYNVQIAGDSSFSHIVLRISTSDTTVTTNLTGDSTYYWRVNAVDSAGEGDWSSVWLFTTSPKTGVMDQSGIPADYVLYQNFPNPFNPSTTVRFGLKERSSVLLTIFNVLGQKVEEHDLGKLDVGFYEQVVNMSHFASGVYICRIHAEGMDKNFVSFRKMILAK, from the coding sequence ATGACTCGATTCTTCCAATTAACTGCGGTACTAACCTTTGTCTCGATATTTGCCATCCCAAAACCGTCAGCCTCGCAGTGGCTCGCATCGACGGGTCCGATATTGGGAAGCGTCGGCTCGGTGGCCGTTGATCCGAACGACACTTCGAGAATAGTGGTCGGCAAAAGCAGTATCGCCGGTGGTACAGGTAGCGTCTACCTTTCGACAGACGGTGGAAAAAGCTGGAAGTACATAAGCCGTAATCTAGCCACTTTCTATACTCCGCGTGTCGCGATAAGCGGCCCGCTCATCTTTGCCGGCACTCAGGATCTCGGATTGTGGGTCTCGACCGACGAAGGAACGACTTGGAACCAGCCTTTTTCTTCGTCGGTGGATTTTATTGACACTAGAGCACGGAAAGTGTGGATCACGACCTCATCGGGATTCTGTTACACGGACAGCGTTGGAGCCAGCTGGGACGGCTCCAATTGGCAATCGACATCCGTTCCATTCGCGAATCGCGCGATCAATTGTTGCTCGATCATCGACTCGGGCGTGTACGTAGGGACGGACAGCGGAGTGTACCTCATACAAAAGAACGGTTCAACGTGGATCTCGACCGACACCGTGCTGATCGACAAGAAGATAAAGTGCATCGCCACGGTCAACTCGTTCGTTTTCGCCGGCACATCGGGCAAGGGAGTCTTCGAATCGAGTGACGGTGGAAAGACATGGGAGCAGGTCTTCGATAATCTTATCGACACTTCAATTTCATCCATTGGGATTGCCGGAGGATGTGTTTTTGCCGGAACCGAAAGTGGTGTCTTTGTTTCAAAAGACATGGGCGCGAGCTGGAATAAAACACGCCCGGCGAGTGGAGACTTCAATGTCCTTTGTCTCGCCTCGGCCGGATCGTCGGAGTTTGCGGGCACAGGCAGCAACGGATTGTTTACGTCCCGGGATCGCGGCGTCAAGTGGGTCCTCCTGAACGGCGGCTTCGGGAGTCCTCCCGTCTATTCGATCGCGGGTATCGGTTCGCGTATGTTTGCGGGAACAATCGGCGGAGGCATTTACGTCTCCGAAGATACAGGGGCGACCTGGTATCAGCTTGCACTTGGGGGCTCTTATGTGTACTCACTTCTCACGAATGGGTCCAAGGTCTATGCAGGGACCGAAGGAACGGGAGTGTACCTATCCGGAGACAGCGGCGCGACGTGGAGACAGGCGAACATGAACCTGAGCTCTCCCGAAGTCTCATGCATGGTTGCGAAAGGATCCGAAGTCTTCGTCGGAACGTACCACGATGGGATTATCCGCTCCACAAATGGTGGAACGACCTGGCAACAGGTGATTATCGGACTGCCGGACGCGTCGGTCTACTACATATACTCGCTTGGCGTGTACGGCTCAAATGTCATGACGACGACGGGCGGGACGATATATGTATCGACCAACGATGGGGGAAACTGGCAGGCGAACCCCCACAGTCCCTGGCCTGCAAGCGGCGTTGTTTCGAGCGGATCGAACATCCTCTCAGGCGTGGATGAATATGGCGTATCACTCTCTACCGACGGCGGTACAATCTGGAATCTTGTCGTATCCATACCTGATATAATGTATCCGGCCTGCTTCGGGACAGTCGGCTCCGCGGTGTTCACTGCCTCCGCGTTCGGAGATGTCTATCTCTCGATTAATCGTGGGGTCAGCTGGAACAAGGTCGGCAGCGGATTCACAACATGGAACATTCACTGCATCACTGCCTTCGGCGATTATGTGTTTGTCGCTACCGACCGTGACGGCATATGGCGCCGCTCCCTATCCGAACTCGTCGAAAATCCTCCCGCCGCACCGATGCTTGTCAGTCCGACAACCAGTTCACTCGACGTTCCAGACTCGATCAGACTTGTGTGGTATCATGTGCCGGATGCTTATTTGTATAATGTTCAAATTGCTGGAGACAGCAGTTTCAGTCATATTGTGCTCAGGATTTCTACTTCAGATACTACCGTCACAACAAATCTGACCGGTGATTCAACTTACTACTGGCGCGTGAACGCGGTCGACTCCGCCGGGGAAGGCGACTGGTCTTCCGTCTGGCTTTTCACGACCTCTCCCAAAACCGGCGTCATGGATCAGTCAGGAATTCCTGCAGATTATGTTCTGTACCAGAATTTTCCTAACCCGTTCAACCCAAGCACTACCGTGAGATTCGGACTGAAAGAGAGGTCGAGCGTGCTGCTTACCATTTTCAACGTCCTCGGTCAGAAGGTCGAGGAGCATGATTTAGGGAAACTTGACGTAGGCTTCTACGAGCAGGTTGTTAACATGTCTCATTTCGCAAGCGGTGTTTACATTTGCAGGATTCATGCGGAAGGAATGGACAAAAACTTCGTTTCCTTCAGGAAGATGATTCTTGCGAAATAG